The Urocitellus parryii isolate mUroPar1 chromosome 6, mUroPar1.hap1, whole genome shotgun sequence genome includes a window with the following:
- the LOC113182276 gene encoding uncharacterized protein LOC113182276: MPCSLFPFSSQTIIGASRTFQFFFSEAFLGQHFEAVELEQSDPEPGDLFLFRLQSPTGRWCGAHVGVYCGHREIIHFEGKIPDSCGPHKFLGSWEGVVCKQGQGPMLRSRSLWRVLRRRGGINRTLLELRVREAMDTDPPPYHPTRNNCVHFALHLLGLDRNPNSVSIAQLLMQNLTPIGPANSLINCTCKVQARSSQLH; this comes from the exons ATGCCCTGCAGTctatttcctttctcctcccagaCAATTATTGGGGCATCCAGAACCTTTCAGTTCTTCTTCTCAGAAGCTTTCCTGGGTCAGCACTTTGAAGCTGTGGAGTTGGAACAAAGTGATCCTGAGCCTGGAGACCTCTTCCTGTTTAGGCTGCAGTCCCCAACTGGACGCTGGTGCGGGGCCCATGTGGGTGTATATTGTGGCCACAGAGAAATCATCCACTTTGAGG GCAAGATACCTGACAGTTGTGGGCCACATAAGTTTCTGGGTTCCTGGGAAGGAGTTGTATGCAAACAGGGGCAGGGCCCAATGCTGCGCTCCCGCTCCCTCTGGCGTGTGCTTCGTCGACGAGGTGGCATTAACCGCACATTGCTGGAGCTCCGAGTACGCGAAGCTATGGATACAGATCCACCTCCCTATCATCCCACACGCAACAACTGTGTGCACTTTGCACTGCACCTGCTCGGCTTGGACAGAAACCCTAACTCAGTAAGCATAGCCCAGCTACTCATGCAGAATCTCACCCCAATAGGGCCTGCTAACAGCCTTATCAATTGCACCTGCAAAGTTCAGGCCCGCTCCTCTCAACTCCACTGA